TCGTCAGGTATATACGGCCAAATATGCGGGAAATTGTGAACACGAgcgtatttttcttttttttcaacTATCTACGGTTGACCCTGCTGAATTAAAGCAATAGGTGTTTTATCAATGAAGTTAAAAGTATTGTACTGTTATTTGAAAAAGTCTTCGTGTACGGCGATACCCGCAGACGGTTTTGGACCTTATATTCaattatgtaaataattaagtaataaaatttGACTGTTGACAAATACTGAGCACTTGATGAAATTCAAACAatcttatttaaaattattcttTTCAGTGAACCGTTCAAGATGAAGACCTTATATTTAAGAAGTCTGCTTATAATAGTGAATTTATTGATCTGCTGTGAATCAGCAAAAGTTCTATATTTAATGCCATTCACAGCCAGATCTCACTATATTGGCATGAAGAACTTAGCGATAGAACTTGCAAAGAGGGGGCATGATGTATACGCTATCACTCCCTTTAGAGAAGATGAACATCCACCCACATATCACCAGCTGATGGTAAAAAATGAATCTGTATGGACTAAACTATGTAAGTTTCTTGTCACATCTATAAATTTGTGGTGTCTCTATAGAtctataaatatttacattcatTACAGtatcccaagtaacaatttgtggttctatagtagtcgatagaacgtttcccaaataccacctaaggtcctataaaagaccaaagaagattgtataaagccgaaatggcgcatcttatgtgccattcagtgatatagtagacctgtagcagtgtcagtcgtgacgttttaggtctataaaagtgatgtgatgatcacttttgtgctaatttgttgtcagtaacgccattatagtgttaatttatactatagtggcatttgagattccattatagtgcttgttttatactatagtagtattttaaattgtattatagtgcttttttatactattgtagaattcatagttcctttactacgaaatttgctatcaagttttccatcaactgttgtgagtggttttgttgtgtgtttacttcacaaaaacggtactaagtaaaatggtgataagtaaggactttatattaatatgcgccatttagatgtcgaataattcggtccttagtgcaaaaagtatgtGGGAcagaagttttaccgttagaatagtattagtttaatgaggaattttaaatgccccctcgatttatttatgtttttaataaaataatttaataaaatattatgatattcaccatagttactactatacagccaagaagtaaatccgacgcttttataggctaactatagaacttacgacgaaatattcaccgccatcatgattaaaattagggttccaaaagaattttgctgtgacccagttacacctacaaactctttagaaagatataggatttatttttaatttagatgtagtcattactgttgtttcctttttcagtgtgattggtaaaaaaaatgtgctaataatggatgtcgataaatatctaaacgtcacgattttatgcttgtattaaatcattgatgataaatctcacctacagtcactaatatcactggggtcttttttatcaattcattaaaatataaaaatattttgtacggaaccagattatgtggcttaggcctgaacttatataagcaagatataagtagccattacagatcaaatttatcatttacaagtagtcgttttctacctttatgtatctaactctgtttataaaagacataaaaactcaactataacgctgttgtcttttaaaagaaaaaacaaaaccactatacaacagttttgtgatataaaagagtcattgtgacgtttacagcgatgagatataatagggatttaaaaactactaaagcgctttttaacgctataaatatgtcccaaaaacgctactatagagcaaaaaagttctataatagtgttcatatgactactaaagtattatgtactatagcagtgatctctaaagccactatatcctgaaatcgttgtatagctgggtttttgtcactgttagaacacaaaactatagcggctagcagggaaccttaatagcggaaactactaaagtattatgtactatagcagtgatctctaaagccactatatcctaaaatcgttgtatagttgggtttttgtcactgttaaaacacaaaactatagcggcttggcagggaaccttaatagcgcaaattagttgcatgaaagtgattccaaatactattatacagtaatattgctctatagtggttatatttgaacctgttatagtacacgcctataacggctctataaaatgatgaaataaacctttacatcaattgcttatagaatatattagctgtataagcctatagagcaaaaaggtgttgccaagcgcttttatacgacaggtggtcacctctgaaaccttaatacgacgtctatacaagcttttagcgataaaaactaaaattataggactaaaatgttacttgggatTTACACCACGATTTCTAAAAAggttcaaaatattatttaaattttgatcATTATTGCAATTCATAACTATAGCAAACCTACCGCTAATGCCCGTCACcgtatatattatgtaagtCCATATGAATTCAAATATATCTGATAATTGATTTCAGTTGATGTACAGCCACGAGTGTTCGACATGATGGATGAAACATTTGAGTCATTCCaaaattttatgtacaaatttgGATTTCTGGTGAACGACCAAGTCTTTGAGTCCAAAGAAGTGCAAGAGTTTTTAAAACAAGATCACAAAATAGATGTCGTTATTGCGGAAGTATTCTTCAATGAAGGACTTTACATGTTCGCTCACAAATACCAAGCTCCTCTTGTGTTGGTGACGACCGTTGGGAACTCGTTTAAAGGAAATTTCTATATGGGCAATCCTCTTCAGCTATCAACTTTGTACCATGAATATGGAAGAGCTAAAGAACCACTCAGTTTCATCGGTAGATTGTACAATTTGTATATGTGCACGTTTGATCTAGTCATGCTCAAATTTTGGTATTTCCCTCGACTACAAGAATCTACCCTACAATATTTTAAAGATCTACCAGAGCCTGTTCCCAAACTGGAGGATATAGCCGCAAACGCAGCCATTCTACTTCTTAATTCTCATTTTAGTATTGATAATGCAGCTGCGTACTTGCCAAATATTATAGAAGTTGGTGGATTGCATATTAAAGAAACAAATGATACCATACCATCGGTAAGTGTATAGATTACTAATCCTataataataatcaactgtaccttatttaagtaccttacGTCTAAAATTTAATTCACTTTGTCATTTACGAGTACATGTTTTTAAGCCTTATTTATGGCGTAGTGACAAACTTGTACCATTTTGGCTGATGATATGTCGATGTTATCATAGAAGAACCAAGTTTTtgatttcgaggttggttccatagtaaaaatTACGGTTCGAGCTATACTGTGTGttactgaccatggggctttaaatccagggctcgattctactcgctaaactgagctacttttactatggcaccaacccccaaatcccgaaaaaaatttttactttttcatacattttggctgatcaggtgtcgacgttttctatggaaaagccaaaaaaatttccccgattttagggttggtcccatagtaaaagtagctcagtttagcgagtaaaatcaagccctggatttaaagccccatggtcagacacaccatgtATATTCACTTCGCCATATATTTGGCTTAAGGTTTAAAAATATTCTAGTACTCACTATAAAGCCGCCGCATACGTAAACCAATTAACTGTCAATTTcataatagaataaaataattcctacaggtaaaatcaaaaataataattcgtaaatgtaattaaaggctcatttatatttattattacagGATCTTCAAAATATTTTAGATAATGCAAAAACTGGTgttgtatttttaagttttggCTCTAACGTCCAAACAAGTGAAATGGACATAGACAAGCTGCAAGCGTTCTTTAAAGTATTTGGAGAATTAAAACAAACAGTTTTAATGAAATGGGAAAAAGAACCTAttcaaaatatacctaaaaatataattttaaggaAATGGTTTCCACAAAAAGCAGTTGTAGGTATGTTGACAATGTTTTTGACTAAACGGAAGTAAACTCGAGCACTTTGgttttaaaacaaattaattttgctATTAGTATTATACTTAAACATTCCTATACTTTTTACAGCTCACCCCAATGTGAAACTATTCATCGGTCACGGAGGTCTGCTAGGACTTCAAGAGACGATAGCAGCCGGAGTGCCCATACTGGGGGTACCAGTTTTTGGAGATCAGTATCTAAATATTATTGACACAATTCAAAAAGGTCACGGGGACATTCtttattataaagaaataaaagaaGATATTTTACGAGAGAAGATCAATAAATTGCTAAATGATAAAACTTATATggaaaatgccaaaaaaatagCTTCGAGGTTTAAAGATAGACCGATGAAGCCACTTGACACAGCAGTATGGTGGACCGAATATGTGATTAGGCACAAAGGTGCAGACTTTATTAAACCACCTGTAATGAGTTACATCGCGTACCAGAATCTTGATGTATATTTGTTTTTGATCAGCATattagtaattattttatatacaatattgaaaataattcatattattaaaaatgttttaaaacgccaaaaaatcacgaagaaaaagaaaaatttaTGAAGTTGTAAAGACACTGTATTTTACACTCGACGGCAATGAACGAGAGTCACTTTGTGAGAAGGTTTAGATACTAAATTACCCGTTTTCTTATCTGttgcattttgtattattataacttaataatgcaaaaaatacatattttttatttctctaTAAGCTTGTTGATACAGCCATAGTCATCAGGCTTTTAAAGAAGCTATCGAATCCTATTATTGTCAATGTTTTGTTTGACATGCTTCGTACAAATACTTGTACGAGTAAATAGCTATCAACTTAACTTCCGACACGCACACGATAAATGTTGCTATGAGGTTTAAAGATAGACCGATGAAGCAACTTGAGACAGTGGTATGGTGGACCGAATATGTGATgtcgatatatttttttcagacATAAGTCCAAAAtagtacaaaataataatttaactaCCAATATCTatgttaatatataataatgGTATTCGTGGGACTTTCTTAAAACTGTTTGAATCATTTCTAAGCAATAGGAAACATCCCTGTGTAATAGATATTGATGGTAATAAAGGAAAATCTAATTACCAGTCACTAGACGCCACTTCTGTCCCTCAAAGATCCGTTATTGGCAATTACTTGTTCATAACATTAGTTAATGATTTATCATCATACTCATCTCATGATCAACTGATAGAGTATGCGGATGATAGTGCTTTTGTTTGGTCTGGGATCAATTTTACGGAACTACAGTCTAAAGTGAATTACTTACTTATAGATGGAATGAATTGGTTTACTGTAAATTGAATGCAACTTAATCTAGACAAGACTAATTTAATTCAAATCAATCTTAGGGGTATGCCACTACAAACACTTAAGATTGAGTTGGATAATATTGCCGTTCCTAGGGAAGATACGGCAAAATATCTGGGTTTCGTTCCGGACTCTGGTTTAAAGTGGAGTGGACCACATTGATGAACTTTGCAAAAGATTGGGAAAAGCGTGCTTCGCCATCTCACGCCTAACAAAAATGCTGGGCAATGATTATGtaagaaatgcttactttgctTATTTCCAGTCAATCATCACTTATGGTATTGACATGTGGGGACAGGCGGCAGATAGACAAAGGGTGTTTATACTCCAAAAAAGAGTAGTTAGGATAATGGCTTGGGTGCCCTGGGATACACCTGCCCGTAACCTTTTTCGAACATTAAGAATCATAACCATTTTCGTATTCGGTTTCGGTTCGTATGAATCTCGAGGAATTTAGAAGGCGTGGTCCAAACTATCGTCATGGATATAATATTCTCCGAAATATGTAGTCACAGACTAAAAAAATTAGAGATTGCTCTAAGTGTAAGAGAGTGTGtggtataccgggtgtggcctgtaacacgagcaaataattaaaacgtagattgtactcctcaaaaggtgacacttttgttcaacaacttttaaaaattatgcagtatttagactccctattttgcatacaaaataaataattgtgttcaatggacgccatcgccacgccatatcattgtgattgacgttgcttgtcacgtcttaaacataacaaaattcgcaatacattgcgtcttagaataaactttaaagtgtattaaaaatcaaaccacaagttatttttaaaagtcgctgaacaaatgttggtcagtatgaggagtacgcctacagtttaatttttgctcatattacaggccacacccggtatatgtagGTCCCAAAATTTACAACCGATTGCACAATGACTTAAAACTAGTTGAAATGTCTGACACCATATTTATAACCAAGCTCAAGGAGTACCTAATAGAGAAAGCTTTTTAATCGGTAGATGAATTATATAAATCGAATAGACTAATATAATATTCCAAATGCCTgtgacattattttttatattttatattttataatttaatgatAACTAATAATTTAATTAGAGAGTTTAATGTAATTGTATTACTAAATGAATGACGACGTATTTATAACTAGCTGAGGTACCCGGCTTCGCTCAGGGAGCTGACATGAGAATTGTGTGGTGGTTGTAATAAAAGGACCACAATACCTGTACCAACTTctacgtacatttttttttatttccaactcGAGAACAACCTACGACCCGTATAGTTGACCGTGAGAAAAGCATAGGTAATAGGGATAAATGGAAGGCGGTCATAGAAAATCTCCTGAGAGTATGAAGGCTTCGAATAGTCCACaatgttctagaatattccaaaacatttcaatatgttctggaacactccacaatgatctgggatCCTGGATCCTAGGCTATTTACGAATATTTTATaacattccagaatattccggaATGTTCT
The genomic region above belongs to Cydia splendana chromosome 13, ilCydSple1.2, whole genome shotgun sequence and contains:
- the LOC134795998 gene encoding UDP-glycosyltransferase UGT5-like — encoded protein: MKTLYLRSLLIIVNLLICCESAKVLYLMPFTARSHYIGMKNLAIELAKRGHDVYAITPFREDEHPPTYHQLMVKNESVWTKLFDVQPRVFDMMDETFESFQNFMYKFGFLVNDQVFESKEVQEFLKQDHKIDVVIAEVFFNEGLYMFAHKYQAPLVLVTTVGNSFKGNFYMGNPLQLSTLYHEYGRAKEPLSFIGRLYNLYMCTFDLVMLKFWYFPRLQESTLQYFKDLPEPVPKLEDIAANAAILLLNSHFSIDNAAAYLPNIIEVGGLHIKETNDTIPSDLQNILDNAKTGVVFLSFGSNVQTSEMDIDKLQAFFKVFGELKQTVLMKWEKEPIQNIPKNIILRKWFPQKAVVAHPNVKLFIGHGGLLGLQETIAAGVPILGVPVFGDQYLNIIDTIQKGHGDILYYKEIKEDILREKINKLLNDKTYMENAKKIASRFKDRPMKPLDTAVWWTEYVIRHKGADFIKPPVMSYIAYQNLDVYLFLISILVIILYTILKIIHIIKNVLKRQKITKKKKNL